One segment of Panicum virgatum strain AP13 chromosome 3K, P.virgatum_v5, whole genome shotgun sequence DNA contains the following:
- the LOC120697869 gene encoding cytochrome c oxidase assembly protein COX19-like: MSAGGAFGGNRGVRPVPPEKGVFPLDHLHECDLEKKDYLACLKSSGSQSEKCRQFSKKYLECRMERNLMAKQDMSELGFRNLDEVDTAPYKKGKLETLPNEAKEKKK; the protein is encoded by the exons ATGAGTGCCG GTGGCGCTTTTGGTGGAAATAGGGGGGTGAGGCCTGTACCTCCTGAAAAAGGTGTATTCCCATTGGATCACTTACATGAGTGCGACTTG GAGAAGAAAGACTATCTTGCTTGCCTGAAATCTTCAGGATCCCAGTCTGAAAAATGTCGGCAGTTCTCAAAGAAGTATCTGGAATGTCGAATGGAGAG AAACTTGATGGCGAAGCAAGACATGTCAGAGCTTGGGTTCAGAAATCTGGATGAAGTGGATACAGCTCCTTACAAGAAAGGCAAACTGGAGACCCTTCCTAATGAggcaaaggagaaaaaaaaatag
- the LOC120697868 gene encoding ribosomal L1 domain-containing protein 1-like, protein MSPQPPHPVSRETVAGAVASLTKWMKKRAAEAPPNLLADERDDLVVLQLSLRRIPASPTTKPRLLPLPHPVVGHDGASVCVISDDRPNSRSPPASVLLDASKSLHGLPVSEVIPLSTLRTDYRPYESRRRLAASHDLFIADRAILPLLPRVLGKAFYSTKKAPIGVDFTRVGWPEQVRKVLGSTFLYLRSGTCSGIKVGRLDMEEEEIVENVMAAVEAAAEKVPKKWANVRALHLKAVDSVALPIYQVVPELGMKIEVPEEVESGEVIDAAELETRGKKTDKKKKALMNADANDDKGVANESGKRKRNKKEQIKDVEMQEEVQAETEKKKRRKSIVVSVDEGQKVGKKGKDKGKRDLENEVEEPSMDNKNKSKKGKIEEGKKKKNMKGDGEVSADKSHEDKKSKGEKSDGKIKKTRSKVRV, encoded by the coding sequence atgtcgcCGCAGCCGCCACACCCGGTGTCCCGTGAGACggtggccggcgccgtcgcCTCCCTGACCAAGTGGATGAAGAAGCGCGCCGCGGAGGCGCCCCCCAACCTCCTCGCCGACGAGCGCGACGATCTCGTGGTCCTCCAGCTCTCGCTCCGCCGCATCCCCGCCTCGCCCACCACCAAACCTCGCCTGCTCCCGCTCCCACACCCCGTCGTCGGGCACGACGGCGCCTCCGTCTGCGTCATCTCCGACGACCGCCCCAACTCGCGGTCCCCGCCCGCCTCCGTCCTCCTCGATGCGTCCAAGTCGCTCCACGGCCTCCCCGTCTCCGAGGTCATCCCGCTCTCCACGCTCCGCACGGACTACCGCCCGTACGagtctcgccgccgcctcgccgcctcccaCGACCTCTTCATCGCCGACCGCGCCATCCTCCCGCTGCTGCCGCGCGTCCTCGGGAAGGCGTTCTACTCCACCAAGAAGGCTCCGATTGGAGTCGATTTCACCCGCGTCGGGTGGCCGGAGCAGGTCCGCAAGGTGCTGGGCTCCACTTTTCTCTACCTGCGGTCGGGGACCTGCTCGGGGATCAAAGTTGGGAGGCTGGACatggaggaagaggagatcgtGGAGAATGTGATGGCtgcggtggaggcggctgcGGAAAAGGTGCCAAAGAAGTGGGCCAATGTTAGGGCGCTGCATCTGAAGGCTGTGGATTCAGTTGCCCTGCCAATTTACCAGGTTGTGCCAGAGTTGGGTATGAAGATTGAGGTGCCTGAGGAAGTTGAATCTGGGGAGGTCATTGATGCTGCGGAATTGGAGACTAGGGGGAAGAAGactgacaagaagaagaaggcattGATGAACGCTGATGCCAATGATGATAAGGGAGTTGCCAATGAGAGTGGCAAGAGGAAGAGGAATAAGAAGGAGCAGATTAAGGATGTTGaaatgcaggaagaagttcaGGCGGAGACAGAGAAAAAGAAGCGAAGGAAGAGTATTGTGGTTTCTGTTGATGAGGGCCAGAAGGTTGGCAAGAAGGGTAAAGATAAGGGCAAGCGCGATTTGGAAAATGAGGTGGAAGAACCCAGTATGGACAATAAGAACAAGAGTAAGAAGGGGAAGATTGAAgaggggaagaaaaagaagaacatgAAGGGTGATGGTGAAGTCTCAGCAGATAAAAGCCACGAAGATAAGAAGAGCAAGGGGGAGAAATCTGATGGCAAGATCAAGAAGACAAGGAGCAAGGTAAGAGTATAA
- the LOC120697871 gene encoding uncharacterized protein LOC120697871 isoform X1 yields MEDYFSRFLNLGWQLRQYLTELIENLLGYIDWIPQRLEIQFSASHGGSLPGTTGYIHEEAYALSISKTTTEEQTANGISEGTIFRKKFSAIYQRSYGRSSYLLHGFGVVRRLAFHVRDQWSLFLSEVHAKLTRILHRFWTTLQGSREDIGWLQRTRASLCSVDGTGRFKEILNEIRNGLHCLPDTLVYLFIPGLFSNHSPLYFTNTKRFFSKMGLACHIAKIHSESSVEKNAWELKQYIEELYWGSGKKVLLLGHSKGGVDAAAALSLYWSELKGKVAGLALVQSPYGGSPVASDILREGQIADKEARRIMELIVCRLIKGDMRALEDLTYDKRKDFISKHKLPVDELPVISFHTEASTAPTVLTTLTRIAQAELLPWLPLPRFFPSASEFVESMLASLKVPVVAPVSAAMAVTALHLRLRYGESSDGLVTRRDAEVPGSVLVRPKRKLDHAWMVYSTLKKGSTEADASEMCEALLAMLVEIGRNKKFR; encoded by the exons ATGGAGGACTATTTTTCACGCTTCCTGAACCTTGGTTGGCAGTTAAGACAATACTTGACAGAATTGATAG AAAATTTGCTTGGGTACATTGATTGGATTCCTCAACGTCTTGAAATACAATTCTCTGCTAGTCATGGAGGATCACTGCCTGGCACTACAGGATATATTCATGAAGAGGCATATGCATTATCTATTAGTAAAACTACTACAGAAGAGCAGACTGCAAATGGAATATCTGAAGGCACAATTTTCAGAAAAAAGTTTTCTGCTATTTATCAAAG ATCATATGGTAGGTCTTCCTATCTTTTGCATGGCTTCGGGGTGGTACGAAGATTGGCGTTCCATGTGCGTGATCAGTGGAGTCTGTTTTTAAGTGAAGTACATGCCAAACTAACTAG GATCTTACATCGTTTCTGGACAACACTACAGGGATCTCGTGAAGACATAGGATGGTTGCAAAGAACTCGAGCATCGCTTTGTTCAGTTGATGGCACAGGCCGCTTCAAGGAGATATTAAATGAGATCAG AAATGGTCTGCACTGCCTGCCTGATACACTGGTTTACTTATTTATTCCTG GCCTTTTTAGCAACCACAGTCCACTTTACTTCACCAATACGAAAAGattcttttcaaaaatgggaTTGGCTTGCCATATTGCAAAAATTCATAGCGAG TCATCGGTGGAGAAAAATGCGTGGGAACTGAAACAGTACATTGAGGAGCTCTACTGGGGATCTGGTAAGAAAGTTTTGCTCCTTGGCCATAGCAAAGGTGGAGTTGATGCAGCTGCAGCTCTTTCCTTGTACTGGTCTGAGCTCAAGGGCAAGGTTGCCGGCCTGGCATTGGTTCAGAGCCCATATGGTGGCTCCCCAGTCGCCTCTGATATCCTTCGAGAAGGCCAGATCGCTGATAAGGAGGCAAGGAGAATCATGGAGCTCATTGTATGCAGACTAATCAAG GGTGACATGAGGGCCTTGGAGGACCTCACCTACGACAAGAGAAAAGACTTCATCTCCAAGCACAAGCTCCCTGTTGATGAGCTGCCGGTTATCTCCTTCCACACCGAAGCCAGCACCGCGCCAACAGTTCTCACAACACTGACCCGCATTGCCCAGGCCGAGCTTCTACCATGGCTCCCCTTGCCACGGTTCTTCCCATCAGCATCCGAGTTTGTCGAGTCAATGCTCGCCTCTCTAAAGGTCCCTGTGGTTGCACCTGTGTCGGCAGCGATGGCGGTCACCGCGCTCCACCTGCGGCTGCGGTATGGAGAGAGTAGTGACGGGCTGGTGACTCGGCGTGACGCTGAGGTGCCCGGATCGGTGTTGGTGAGGCCCAAGAGGAAGCTGGACCACGCCTGGATGGTGTACTCCACGCTGAAGAAGGGCAGCACTGAGGCTGATGCAAGTGAGATGTGCGAGGCCCTGCTGGCCATGCTCGTTGAGATTGGAAGGAACAAGAAATTTCGCTGA
- the LOC120697871 gene encoding uncharacterized protein LOC120697871 isoform X2 has translation MEDYFSRFLNLGWQLRQYLTELIENLLGYIDWIPQRLEIQFSASHGGSLPGTTGYIHEEAYALSISKTTTEEQTANGISEGTIFRKKSYGRSSYLLHGFGVVRRLAFHVRDQWSLFLSEVHAKLTRILHRFWTTLQGSREDIGWLQRTRASLCSVDGTGRFKEILNEIRNGLHCLPDTLVYLFIPGLFSNHSPLYFTNTKRFFSKMGLACHIAKIHSESSVEKNAWELKQYIEELYWGSGKKVLLLGHSKGGVDAAAALSLYWSELKGKVAGLALVQSPYGGSPVASDILREGQIADKEARRIMELIVCRLIKGDMRALEDLTYDKRKDFISKHKLPVDELPVISFHTEASTAPTVLTTLTRIAQAELLPWLPLPRFFPSASEFVESMLASLKVPVVAPVSAAMAVTALHLRLRYGESSDGLVTRRDAEVPGSVLVRPKRKLDHAWMVYSTLKKGSTEADASEMCEALLAMLVEIGRNKKFR, from the exons ATGGAGGACTATTTTTCACGCTTCCTGAACCTTGGTTGGCAGTTAAGACAATACTTGACAGAATTGATAG AAAATTTGCTTGGGTACATTGATTGGATTCCTCAACGTCTTGAAATACAATTCTCTGCTAGTCATGGAGGATCACTGCCTGGCACTACAGGATATATTCATGAAGAGGCATATGCATTATCTATTAGTAAAACTACTACAGAAGAGCAGACTGCAAATGGAATATCTGAAGGCACAATTTTCAGAAAAAA ATCATATGGTAGGTCTTCCTATCTTTTGCATGGCTTCGGGGTGGTACGAAGATTGGCGTTCCATGTGCGTGATCAGTGGAGTCTGTTTTTAAGTGAAGTACATGCCAAACTAACTAG GATCTTACATCGTTTCTGGACAACACTACAGGGATCTCGTGAAGACATAGGATGGTTGCAAAGAACTCGAGCATCGCTTTGTTCAGTTGATGGCACAGGCCGCTTCAAGGAGATATTAAATGAGATCAG AAATGGTCTGCACTGCCTGCCTGATACACTGGTTTACTTATTTATTCCTG GCCTTTTTAGCAACCACAGTCCACTTTACTTCACCAATACGAAAAGattcttttcaaaaatgggaTTGGCTTGCCATATTGCAAAAATTCATAGCGAG TCATCGGTGGAGAAAAATGCGTGGGAACTGAAACAGTACATTGAGGAGCTCTACTGGGGATCTGGTAAGAAAGTTTTGCTCCTTGGCCATAGCAAAGGTGGAGTTGATGCAGCTGCAGCTCTTTCCTTGTACTGGTCTGAGCTCAAGGGCAAGGTTGCCGGCCTGGCATTGGTTCAGAGCCCATATGGTGGCTCCCCAGTCGCCTCTGATATCCTTCGAGAAGGCCAGATCGCTGATAAGGAGGCAAGGAGAATCATGGAGCTCATTGTATGCAGACTAATCAAG GGTGACATGAGGGCCTTGGAGGACCTCACCTACGACAAGAGAAAAGACTTCATCTCCAAGCACAAGCTCCCTGTTGATGAGCTGCCGGTTATCTCCTTCCACACCGAAGCCAGCACCGCGCCAACAGTTCTCACAACACTGACCCGCATTGCCCAGGCCGAGCTTCTACCATGGCTCCCCTTGCCACGGTTCTTCCCATCAGCATCCGAGTTTGTCGAGTCAATGCTCGCCTCTCTAAAGGTCCCTGTGGTTGCACCTGTGTCGGCAGCGATGGCGGTCACCGCGCTCCACCTGCGGCTGCGGTATGGAGAGAGTAGTGACGGGCTGGTGACTCGGCGTGACGCTGAGGTGCCCGGATCGGTGTTGGTGAGGCCCAAGAGGAAGCTGGACCACGCCTGGATGGTGTACTCCACGCTGAAGAAGGGCAGCACTGAGGCTGATGCAAGTGAGATGTGCGAGGCCCTGCTGGCCATGCTCGTTGAGATTGGAAGGAACAAGAAATTTCGCTGA
- the LOC120697872 gene encoding 50S ribosomal protein L21, mitochondrial-like translates to MASRRCLLRLLSSRLVPQRSQPLAPVLIATRTLTSLSEPVAHPAPGALASPRLYYPSSCHFATRSSGDEEDGDEEEHYDDEGSEGEWGEEDEAVAAKKPSGKTEEEKVAEAAEIGYKVVGPLGADEKPFKPYEPVFAVVQIGSHQFKVSNGDSIFTERLKFCDVNDKLILNRVLMLGSQTQTVIGRPILPEASVHAVVEEHALDAKVIIFKKKRRKNYRRTKGHRQELTKLRITNIEGIDKPETVAIAA, encoded by the exons ATGGCGTCGcggcgctgcctcctccgcctcctctcgaGCCGCCTCGTCCCTCAGAGATCTCAGCCTCTTGCACCGGTCTTGATCGCAACCCGAACCCTGACATCTTTGTCCGAGCCCGTCGCCCATCCAGCTCCCGGGGCCCTCGCCTCCCCGCGGCTCTACTACCCCTCGAGCTGCCACTTCGCGACCCGCTCctccggcgacgaggaggatggCGACGAAGAAGAGCACTACGACGACGAGGGGAGCGAGGGGGAATGGGGCGAGGAGgatgaggcggtggcggcgaagaAACCGAGCGGGAAGACAGAGGAGGAGAAGgtagcggaggcggcggagatcGGGTACAAGGTGGTGGGACCGCTTGGGGCTGACGAGAAACCCTTCAAGCCCTACGAACCCGTCTTCGCCGTCGTACAG ATTGGCTCTCATCAATTCAAGGTCAGCAATGGCGATTCCATCTtcacggagaggttgaagttctgCGATGTAAATGACAAG CTGATCTTAAACCGAGTTCTCATGCTTGGTTCACAAACTCAAACAGTTATTGGAAGGCCAATTCTTCCTGAAGCTTCTGTTCACGCTGTTGTTGAGGAGCAT GCCCTAGATGCAAAAGTGATCATATTCAAGAAGAAGCGGAGAAAAAATTATCGCCGAACAAAGGGCCACCGTCAG GAATTAACAAAACTGAGAATAACCAACATTGAAGGAATAGATAAGCCAGAGACTGTTGCCATTGCCGCCTAA